Part of the Granulicella arctica genome, GTAAATGCGCTTCGGCAGGCAGTGCTCCTATTGCCACTGTACGGTGGAGATACTAATGCACAAGCGAAGATGAACAGTCATGCTGATGCTCTGAAAGAGCTGCTTGTGCAAGCGATAGCCGGGAAACACCCCGAACGCCCAAGCGACGTCAACGATGTGCAATATCGAGCCTGCCGCAAATTTTTAGCTCATTTTGTGGGAGAGTCTCGCAACAATGACAAGGATCTTCGCGGTTGTGTCTACACGTTGAACTACGATCTGCTCCTGTATTGGACTTTCCTCCATGATCAAAGTCTTACGCCTTATCCAGACATTCACGGGATGATGACTGTAGAAGCTGCAGAATTTTTACAACACGATGACGGCTTTCGCGCGCCGGATGAAGAACTTGATGCGGAGTATGTGACATGGGATGCTGAAGCGGCGCACAAGCAAAATGTTCATTTTCTGCATGGGGCTCTCCATCTCTTTGATTATGGATCTCAACTGCAAAAGAAGTGTTGGCAACGGTCCGGCGGGAAGCCGCTGATTGACCAAATCCGGTCCGCACTTGAGAAAGGTCGTTTTCCGCTATTCGTCTCGGAGGGTTCAAGCAGCGGAAAGATCGAACGCATCCGGCATTCGGCTTATCTTCATAAAGGGTTGAGAAGTTTCCGAGGCAACTGCGATCAACCCAAGCCGGCGATCTTCATCTTCGGACATTCACTTGCGGATAACGATGCTCATGTTTTGAAGCAGATCGAAAAAGGTCGGTGCGGCCAGCTCTTTGTGAGCCTATACGGCGATTCCTCAAGCGTGATCAATCAAGCCATTACAGCCAGGGCCGAACTGCTCAAATCTCGTCGGCACCCGCGGGCACCCCTCGAAGTGCTCTTTTACGATTCGTCTAGCGCTCACGTGTGGGGGTAAATACCTTCCTATGCTGGATCTACATGGTAGCCCTGCGTTATTTCTGGGGCTTTTTGCACCTGATGTCGACCTCAAAAAATGCCAGACAGAATCTCTAACAGGTTGATGAACGACCTAGATTTAACGGAAACGAGACAAAGATGATCGAGGTGTATCCAGGGCTATTCGTCGGTTGTCAACAAGACTTTGAAGATGGCAGCTTTGCCTCGAGAGAATGGGCTGTCGTTCATGCCTGTAAAGAGCCACATCACCGCAAGGCCCTTGGCTATACGGGGAGGGCAGTTGATAAGAGCCATCCCGAATACCTAATTGCCCGTCGTGGAAATCGCCTGATCCTGAACCTTGTAGATGTTGCCGATCCACGTTGGATCGACGACTCAATCATGAATGCAGCGATTCAATTCATTCAGGAGAATCTGCAAAACGTTCGCTCTGTCCTGGTGCATTGCAATCAGGGGTGTTCTCGAGCGCCGTCCATCGCCATGCTTTACTTAGGGACCTACACAGATCAACTGCCGCGTGATTCTTTTGAACGAGCATTAGCTGTTTTCAAGGAAAAGTACCCATTATTCGCACCAGCAGGTGGCGTTTATGGATTTCTAAAAAATCAGTGGGCTGGATGGAAGAGTAATCCCAGTAACGGGAACGATTTATGAAAGGATTTTCGATGTCTCGTCAAAATTTTTATGTGAGCAAGCCCGCTGATGCTGAAGCTCTTATCTTGGCGGCGGAATTCTCTTTCGATCAACTTGGAGTTCCTGAGAGCTCAGAACTCTGGATTGTTACCGAAACGAAAGCTCAGCTTCGGCATACTCCAATAGAGCAATTCCTTGGAGAATTCCAAACCAAGGTCTTGGCACAGGGCCGATCTCTTGTTTCAAAGGGAAAACCGATAAGGTACTATTCTTCTGTCACGTTGCCTAGGTCTGCTCCAAAGGCCGTTATATTACTGCTTGACGCTTCACTAAGGCTGGTGACGAGGGTCGACGGTCTCAATGGTACAGCCGCGATGATAGTTGTGCCGTGGCTTATGGAGGATGTTCAAGGGTGGATTGATGCTCATGGACCAACAGATATCCTGACGAATGCGCAAGCTTCTACTGCCCCGCTGCCCGCTCCTATTGTGGTCAGTGCTTTAAAGTCGCTGCTGACAGGAATCAATGTATCGACAGGGCTCGCCCATCCTCGAGACAAAGATAAAACGATTGATCTCTTTCGAATTCTGAAGAAGGCGAAGATACCCGTAGACGCAGAAGAAGTCCGTGCTTGGCTAATCCAGCAAAAGCTAAAGCCGACGTATGCGGATGAAATCGCCTCCATCGCGAGGGATCCGTCGAAAGTTAAAAAGAGCAGTAGTGGAGTCGCTTGGGCCGGTGACATCATTTCACAGTGGAAAACACGATCAGAGGTCGAGGCAAACACGTAACGGATAACGGGTAATTGGCGGAATGGTTCCAATCAATTGCGCATGATATATCCTTTATCTCGTTTTCAGCTCGCTTGGGATCGTTCCCGAAAAGACATAGCATAGGTACGTGCGTAAGTTGACGATAAAGACTCAGATCAAGAAAAAGGCTCAGGAACAACGCTTTGGCTCTGGGATGACAGTAGGTATCGTCCTGAAACGGATGTTACCCCGCATGGCAACGCGCCAACGAGCGTGCCCAGAATGGCCCGCCGATGTTTTTGCTGTGGCCACCTCCCTACTGATACAACGCGGCGCTTACGCGTCGATTCTCCAGAAGTGGCCGCCTAAGGCTTCGTCAACCTGGGTAAGCGATGTCCGTCTGATTGGTGATACATGGCGCACGAGCTGGCCCAAAGTTCCCAAGCAAGTGCGACTTGCCTGGTCAGCGGTTGCAGCAGAGAACAGCACGCTGCTAAAGGACATCTGCAAGAAGCGCGAACTTTTAGAGCACCTCGTGTTTCTTACTGCGTGTGCAGACGAAGCCTGTAGCCGCGTGGGTCTACCGAACCCTTCATTGGACCCAGCGGAAACCCCATTCTATGACCACGCGTTGGATCTTATCCTCGAAGGAAGCGATAAAGACGTTGGAATTCATGGCGCTACCCTCTGCAAAGAGATTCATCCAGAAATAGCGCGTGTCTTGCCCAAGATGCATACACCTCAGAGCGGAATGACAATTAGATCTTTGTCTCTCAATTTGGGGCTTATTCTAGCGAACGAAATCATTCCGAGATGGCATTTTTTACCGGAGCAAGTTGGACCTGCATTCAATGTTTTGTTCGTTCCTTGGCCGCTGAAAGTTGATGACGGCGCAGTGCGTTCCTGTACCGCGAACGATCATGAGATAGATAACATGCCTCCGGTTTTCGATTTCTTTACTTTTGCGCCAAAACCCCATACGCCCACACCGCTTGCACATCTGAAGACTCTCTTGCGGTCAGACAGTCTAGAAGGTGTCGAGATTCATGCCGTGGTGTATCCGGAACTGGCCGTCACCGAACAGGAATTTAGAGCGCTCTCCTCATTTACTGAACGTAAAGACATGTTGCTCATAGCAGGGGTGCGGGTTTCAGCTAAGGCGGGAGCATATCCCCGAAACGAAGTACGAGTTTCAGCGCTAGGCGCCAACACATTCGTGCAGCAGAAGCATCACCGGTGGAAAATCGACGAGGGGCAGATCGGGCAATATCATTTGGAGACGTCCCTCGATATTCGGAAGCAATGGTGGGAACATATTGACATCTCCTCTCGAGAGTTCATGTTCTATGCTGCGCGAGATGGACTGGTGATATCCACATTGATTTGCGAGGATTTGGCTAGACCTGACCCGGTGGGCGACCTCGTGCGTGCAGTCGGCCCGAACCTCGTCATCGCTCTCTTAATGGACGGACCGCAAATCAAGGAGAGGTGGCCTGGTCGCTATGCAGCGAGTCTCGCGGATGACCCGGGATCCACCGTTCTTTCCGTGACCAGTTTTGGGATGAGTGATCGGAGTCTTCCGAAGAATCCGAAAGACATTGGAACTAAAAAAGATAGACGCAGAGTTGTGGCTCTTTGGCAGAGCCCATTCAAGCCATGGAGTCAGGAGATAGAGCTAAAAGTGGGTGCGGAGGCGATTCTCTTGCCGTTCGTCAGTAAGCATCGAACTGAGTGGGCTGCCGATGGCCGAGATGATGGCGGAAAATCTGCTTATCTTGATCTTTCCAAGCCAATTATGGTGATACCAAAGCGTTAATGCGTGGCAATTGACAAATGGAGTAAGCTGTATATATGGGATTGAGCCCTAGAGATCTCGGACAACTGACTCGCGTTGCAAGCTTCCCGCACATGGAGAAGAAACAGCGTCAACAGCTGCTTGTTCATTCGAGCAATGAGGCCCGAGCGATCGGCCGTATCATCATTGACGGGCCTAGGGCAGGCGATAAAGCGGTATATAGCAGAGTTGCTGCCAAGTTTTCAGCGACAATGCGGCGTAATCCATAATGCTTGAATAGATCAGACAATGCCCACTCATCGGTGGGCATTTTTGGTTGCGTTCTCCCCGACTCACAACTCATTCCATCTTAGAACTCCCTGAGATCAGTCCTCCAGAATGAGTCGAGAGACTCTTCATCTATATATGATAAAGGACGTTATCATATATAAGCGGAGCCGCCATGCAGATCATCTACGCCGCACCGTTCGTCCTGCTCTCGATGATTGCGTTTGGCGTCTTCTTGGTCGTGCCTCGACTGCGACGTCATTCGATCTCGGCACTGGTTGCTCCTGTCGCATTTGGCTTCTGTGCGCTTGCCGGGTACATCAGCTGGGTGCTGATATGCGGCTTTGTGCTGAAGATCGCGCTTCGGCCAGTTGAGGGCGTCCATGGCTTCTTCGAAGTCTTGTTCTTCTTTCTACTGCCGGGATTCGCTGGAGCATGGCTGGCTGTTTGGCTAAGCGAAACTGCGCTCCGCAAGTGGGGAGACAAGTCAGTATGGAAGCGCTAAACCTTCTCATGGTTCGAGAGCAAAATGCAGTTTTACCGCTTTCTGCCGCTGATCGTCTGCCGGCGCTCTTCCAGGCCGTGCCCGAAGGCGGTCGGCGCTTCTGGGAGTTCTTCACCGTCAACATCCGCAACCCCAACACCCGACGCGCCTACTTCAAAGCTGTCGAGGGCTTCGCTGCCTGGTGCGAGGAGAGAGGTCTCGGGGATCTGGCCGGGGTGATGCCGATGCACGTCGCGGCCTACGTCGAGCAGCTCGGCCGCACCCACTCCAAGCCGACCGTTAAACAGCACCTCGCCGCGATCCGGATGCTCTTCGATTGGCTGGTGACCGGGCACATCATGGAGACGAATCCGGCCCACGCGGTCCGGGGACCGAAGCACAGCGTCCGCAAGGGCAAGACCTCCGTACTTTCAGCCGAGGAGATGGGGGAATTGCTCGCCGCAATCGACACCACTTCCCTGCTCGGGCTCCGCGACCGGGCCCTGATCGCCCTCATGGGATACACCTTCGCCCGAGTAGGAGCGGCCACCGGAATGAAGGTTCAAGACTTCTATGTACAGAAACGCCGTGGCTGGGTGCGGCTCCACGAGAAGGGCGGCAAGGTGACCGAGCTTCCCTGCCATCACAACCTGGATCAGTATTTAGAGGAATGGATTGCGGCGTCGGGGCTCGGCTCCGAACCCGAGGCCCCGCTCTTCCCTACCCTGCGCTATGGCCGGCTGACCGATCGCACTCCCCTGCCCCAGGCCAACGTGCACATGATGATTCAGCGACGAGCGCGAGCTGCAGGACTCAAAACCAAGGTAAGCGCCCACAGCTTCCGCGCCACCGGGATCACGACTTACCTACAGAACGGGGGTAAGCTGGAGATCGCTCAGCACATGGCCGGCCACGAGTCAGCTCGGACTACCGGGCTCTACGATCGGCGCAGCGATGAGGTCGCCCTCGATGAGGTAGAGCGGATTTCATACTGAGTTTAGCGCTGCGCCGACTTTAGTGATGTTCGACAGGCGTTCTACTGATACGATTCTCACCCTGACGGCGATTCACGTTCGGATGAGCGCGAATCCCGCCTGTTCCAGTCTCGCGTGGAAAGTCAGGCATAGCTTGCCGTCTACCCGTGTCGCCCAATACGTCCGTATGTCGACGGAGCATCAGCAATATTCCACAGAAAACCAGTCTCTGGCAATCGAGGAGTACGCGAAGGCTCATTCAATGGAGATCGTGCAAACCTATGCCGATCACGGGAAGAGCGGGCTTAATTTAGCCGGCCGGGCGAGCCTGAAGAGTCTTCTAGCTGATGTTCAAGCAGGAAGCGTGGCCTTCGAGGCGGTGCTCGTCTACGACGTCAGCAGATGGGGCCGTTTTCAGGATGCAGACGAGAGCGCGTCCTATGAGTACGCCCTTAAATGCGCAGGCATTCGAATCCATTACTGTGCTGAGCAGTTTGAGAATGACGGCAGTCTGCCTTCTGCCCTAATAAAAACTTTGAAACGGGCCATGGCGGCCGAGTACAGCCGAGAGCTTTCGGTCAAGGTCTTTGCCGGACAATGTCGGCTAATTGAGCTTGGATTTCGACAGGGCGGACCTGCGGGGTACGGTTTGCGACGGCACTTGGTCGATCAGGACCGAAATTTGAAGCAGGTCCTCCGCGATGGTGAGCGAAAAAGCCTACAAACAGATCGAGTTGTTCTGGCAGCCGGACCAGCTTCCGAAGTTCTGATCGTGCAGCGTATCTTCAAGAGTTTCACTCAGGAAAGTAAAGCGGAGCGGTCGATAGCTGAAAGCTTGAACGGAGAGGGTATCTTAAGCAACTTGGGACGTCCCTGGACAAGGGAATCGATTCATCAGATTCTGACCAATCCGAAGTACATCGGCTGTAATGTTTATAATCGCCGTTCTTTCAAACTGAAGCTGAAACGGGTGAAAAATCCGCCCGAGATGTGGATCTTGAAGCGGGGCGCGTTCGACGCTATCGTCTCGCTCGAAATGTTCGAAGACGCGCTGCGCATCATCGAGGCCCGGCATCGCTCGTATACCGATGAGGATCTTCTTGCGCGGCTTCGTATCCTTTTAACCCAAAAAGGAAAGCTATCCTGCTTCATCATTAATGAAGCAGAGGACATGCCCTCCAGTTCTATTTATGTCTCCAGGTTCGGAAGTCTCCCAAGGGCATATTCGCTTATCGGGTGGAGCTCTGGTCGAAATTATGAGTACCTGCAGATAAACCGGAACATTCGTGCACAGTACAAGCCTTTAGTCGATGAGATCGTTGCGCAGCTCAAAGCGATCAATGCAACTGTCAGCAGAGACGAAACGACAGACCTGTTGACCATCAACTCTGAGTACACAGCCGCTTTGGTGCTAGCTCGGTGCCAGACGACGCAGGCGGGCAACCAGCGATGGATCGTTCGCCTGGATAACGCGCTTCAGCCAGACATCACGATTGCGGCTCGGCTGCGACCAGGAAATGAGGAAGTTTTGGACTACTACCTCTTGCCCAGCATTGCAGACCTGGGCTTATCCCTTCGTTTCGCTTCACACAATCCCCTTTTCCTTGAGGTTTTCCGGTTCGATGACCTCTCTTTCTTTATGGCGATCGCTAAACGAGCGGCACTGGAGGAGGCAGCATGAAGATGGAAGGTGTCGAAGAAATACCAGTAGATCGCGTTCTTGTGGTGAATCCCAGGACTCGAAACAGGGTGAAGTGGCTAGCGATTGTAGCGAGCATCAAGGCCGTCGGTTTGAAACGACCGATCAGCGTTTCTCGTAGAGATGCTCCGGATGAGCACGGAAACCTATATGACCTTGTCTATGGCCAGGGACGGTTGGAAGCTCACGTTGAGCTGGGGCAAGAGACGATTGCCGCAATGATCGTTGACGCTTCTGAGGCGGACCGGCACCTGATGAGCTTGGTCGAAAACATCGCGCGGCGCCCATCCTCGAACAAAGCAATTTACTGGGAAGTGCGGCGTTTGTTAGAACGCGGATACAACAGTCCCACAATCGCAAGCAAGCTGGGGCTTGATCGTAGCTATATTCACGGCATTGTCCGCTTGGTTGAGTGCGGAGAGTCTTCGTTGATCGAGCAAGTTGAGTCCGGGAGAATCCCAGTTACGGTAGCGATCGAGATTGCCAACGGTGATGATGCAAACATCCAAAAGGCAATGATGGAGGGCTACGAGACAGGCGAAATTAGAGGTCCCAAGCTCCAGGCTATCCGGAAGCTCATCAAGAATCGCAAAGCTCAGAGGGAGGGCAAAGCGATACTCCCTGATAAGCCCATGACCGGAGCTGCTCTGGCTAATCTTTATAAACAGCGGGTCCGCGAGCAGCAGCGTCTCGTTGCAAAAGCCGATCAGGCTCGGGAAAAACTCCTCATCATCGCAACAGTTGTACGCAATCTCTTTGCGGACGAAGACCTGGTGACCATGCTTCGTGCGGAAAAACTGTTTGATATGCCTGAACAGCTCGCGATGCGAATTCGTTAGGAGTGATCATGAACTTGCTTCCAAAAGCCTTTGAACATCAACTCGTCTCCATCCCTCTCGCCCACATCGTTCCACAAACGGAAGTCTCGCGCGAAACCAAGACCAGCGCAGCGTACCGGCAGATCACGGCCTCTATTAAAGAGATCGGCCTTATCGAGCCCTTAGCCGTTTTCCCAAGGTCGCCCACGGAATACCTTCTCCTTGACGGAAATCTTCGTTTTGAGGTGCTGAAGGAGACCGGCGCAACGGAAGCCAAATGCATTCTTTCAACGGATGACGAGGCTTACACCTACAACCGCAGAATCAACGCTATCCCACCCATTGCGCAGCACCTGATGCTCCTCCAGGCACTACGTAATGGGCTGACTGAAGAACGGATAGCACGATCACTGAACGTGGACATTGCGGTCATCAGGGCGAAGCGCGACATGCTGAATGGTATCTGCGCTGAGGCGGTCGAGATGCTCAGGGATCATAAGCTAAACGCCAAAATATTCTCCGTCATGCGCAAGATGAAGCCTTTACGGCAGGTCGAAGTGGCCGAACACATGATTGCAAACTCTGCCTTCAGCTACACCTTCATCAGTGCCCTTCTCTATGGAACGAAGAGTGATTGCCTGATCGACGCTCCGAAACGCCGTGAGGCAAAGCCAGGAATGGACGCTGCAACGATCCGCTTTTCCAAAGAGAGCGACTCCTTATTGACGGACCTTCGAGGCCTTGAGGATTCGTTTGGGAGAGACGCGTTGACCCTTACTGTTTGTCAAAGGTACGTGGAAGGGCTCCTTAAGAACCCGAAGGTAGTACGTTACATGGAGAAGAAGCACAGAGAATCGCTCGTAGCCCTGCAGTTATGGCTTGAAAAGCGGCAACTCGCAGCCTAAATCGTTATTTGTAGGCGCTCTCGTTCCTTGCGTTGCTGTACTCAATTTGAGTACACTTGTACTCATAATGAGAACGAAAGATGCACCGCTGAGCGATCTACTTTTCGGACGAACGCGTGGTCGACTTCTCGCGACTCTGTATGACAAGCCAGATAGCATCTTCTTCCTTCGACAGTTAGCTCGCCACATCAATGGCAGCGCGGGCACCGTTCAGCGTGAGCTAGCCACGCTGACTGCTACTGGACTAATTCTTCGGTGTGACCGCGAGAATCAGGTCTTCTATCGTGCAAACCCCGACCATCCGGTCTTTGCCGAACTTCACTCCCTATTGGCGAAGACCACCGGAGTGTTTCATATGCTCCGCGAGGCGCTCACACCTTTTACCGAAAACGTTGAGTTCGCCTTCGTTTACGGCTCCTTCGCTCGTGGCGAAGAGAATTCAAGGAGCGACATCGATCTCATGGTGATCGGCGAGATTACACTAGATGATCTGCTGGACAAGACCTCACCGTTAGAGCACAAACTCAGTAGGCCGATCAATCCAACCGTATTTGCTCGGGAAGAACTCCGAGCAAAACTCCACAAGGGCAATCATTTTCTTACAGCCATCCAGAACGCTCCACTAATTTTTTTGATCGGAAACGAGAATGAGTTTAGAGAAATACGTTGAGAACGCTTGGCTTCGTCGCGAGCCCACAAGTCCTCAAGAGATTACCGATCAGCTAGGCATCGTAGCTCGCTCCATGAATGATGCAGCCATTAAGGACATTTCCGACGATCTGCGCTTCTACACGACCTTCAATGCGGTCCTTGCGCTTGCAAACACTGCTTTGCGTGCAAGTGGATATCGCACCACGAATCAATCCGGCCACCATACCCGCACCATCGAGACGCTCGAATACACGATTGGTGCCGATGGCAGATTGATCCGAAAGCTGCTTGCCTTTTCGAAGAAGCGGAACGTAGCCAGCTATGACTCGGCCGGCTCCATTTCCAGTCAGGAACTGGAGCAAATCCTTATTACGGCTGAGGATCTTCGCCATACTGTTGAAGCCTGGTTGCGTATGACTCATCCAGAACTTCTCTAACCTTGGAGCATTGGAAAATAGCAATAACGAAAAGACGTTTTCGTTATTGTTCAAAGAGAGTCAACTTTTCTCCAACAGACGACACATTCCTAGCCAGCTCATATCGCCAACGGCCATGACTTCCCTCGGCATTCACTGCATCTACCCAGCGGGCGGCTGCGCTGGCCTTCACTTCAGCCAAAGGATCGAAACCCTTCGTTTCCAAAATGATCGTTGTATCGGCCACGTTTTTTAGCCGCACCAGGAAGTCCGGCACGTAGTCATGCATCTGACCGTTGTGCAGGTATGGAATGCCAAATCCAAGCCCTGCATTTTTGACGAATGCTTCGACCCGAGCGTGAGTGTCGAGGATGAAGGCCGCTGCCTGTTCCCACTGCTGCGTATCAGCAATGACAAAGTTTACATGGCTTCGAGTCACTTCGCGCACATCCTTACTCGTCCAGGTATCCACGTCCCCAGTCGAACCCTCCATCCGGTTCTCCTCATAGCGTGGAATCTCAGGAGCTTCGCCTTGAGCCTGATCCGGACGAATATGCTCTCGTAATGTTTCGATCAACCAGCCAAAATACGGCGACAGGAATGCATCTTTCCTATCTCCACCATGCAACACCTCAACATGATCGTGCAGATACCGTTCCACTACCGGAACCAACTGGGGAAACAATGTATGCGGCGCGATGGTAGCTCCAGGCTGCGCACAATACTCGCGCGTGAGCCTCTGGGCACATTCAAAGACAAGCTGCTGCATTCGGTGCTTCCTGCGAAACTCCTCCAGATCCACCCTTGAAGCGGTACCTGGACCATTCAGCACTGGCCATCCGGTTGCAGTCACATTAAGGCCGCGCATCTCGATTTCTGTCGGAATATGAAGAGGATCGATCAGCAACGGGGGGACATTTTCCCAGTCAAAGACTATGCGGTTTCGAATCGCTTGCGTATACCCCTCGACTCGCGGGAAAGTGATCTGGAGGGCTGACCGTTCCGGTAAGGCGTGAACATGGTGACGCTTGACCTTCGCATCAGGCGCGGTTTGGGTGTTTGCCTTGAAGGGCACAACCTCGAACGGCACACCCAGCACTGTCGCAATCTCTTCTGAGAAGCGGTCATCTGGTCCGAGTTCGTAGCTGGCCCGTCGCAGGCCACGGCCAACTACCTGTTCGCAGAGCAATTGCGACATGAACGGTCTCAAGCCGATGATGTGCGTTACCGTGTTGCAGTCCCAACCCTCCGTCAGCATTCCGACGCTGACGATGCATCGAATATCCCTTCCAGGGGGATGTAGCGGGCGTTTCAATTTCTCAGCCGTCTCGAAGAATTTTTCTGGATAGATCGGCTGACCTTGACGATCCCGCGTCCAGTCTGTTTTTCCAACTGTATCGAGCGTGAATCGCATCCATCGCTGCTCATCACCCTTCGCCCCGCCGTCCGACTCTTTGACCACCTTCGAATCCACGCGGATCGTCACGACCCGACCATCGCGGTTCCGTAGCTCTTCCAGTCGCGCCGCGGGCAAGCCAGCAGGTGTTTTGTCCTCCGCGATCCACTCATGGATCACCTTTGCCAGCTTGGTGTTTTTTACCACCAGGATGTACACCGGTTCCCTGCCCTGCTTTACTTCCCGACTCTCACCCTTCCATTCCTCGAATTCTTTTTGCCATAAGCTCCCAAGCATGGTGATGGGTTGCTGCGCCCATTTCAGCACCGCCTCCGGTTGCGGGTTTGCTCGCGTACCTCCGCGTTCCCGAGCCGTCAGACGACCAGGTTGCATGATCCATTCCCATATGTTGCGATAGCCCGCAATCTCTGCGCCAGTATTGTCGCGAGCGGCAAGTTGCGGCACTTTTACTAGGCCTGATTCAATGGCATCGATCAGACCGAAGTCGCTCACAACCCACGGAAACGGTTTATTCGTCTCCTGTCCCACGCGACCAACAAAGTAAGGCGTTGCCGAAAGATCGACGCAGAAGTTGATACCTCGCATCCGTTGGATACGGTCCAGCCCCTCTACCCAGACCGTCGCCTCTTTCTTATCCCCCAGGAGTTCATCGTCGGCATCTTCTTCATCCCCGAACTCAAGATCATCTTCTTCGGGCATCTCCTCGGCAATTCGATAGGCATGGTGCGCCTCATCATTCAGCACCAAAATATTCTTTTTTCCGCCGATGTCTCTTCCCAATACCCGTTGCAGGAGCGCCGTGTCACTCTCGACATATCGCGCCGATTCCACGAACACTTGCTTCAGGACACCGGTTTTTGGATCTGCCTGCGCATCAAGTACCGTCAACAACCCACGCGAGACCTGACGTTCGTATTCTTCTAGCGTTAGATATCGCTTATTGCGGGCAGTCGTGGTCTTCGGTCCAATCCGTATCGCCTCGCGCGTTCGCACCAGGACGCCACGCTTTTCGACTTTGGCTCCATCTGTCTGCACGCTCTGGGGTTCGAAGACGTGCCAGTTCGTAACCAGTACCCTGCCCTGCGCAAGCTGCGGCATCAGGCGTTCCGGCACCAGGTCTCGCGTCCGGTAGATGCTGGCATCGCCACGTTCAGGCTGTAGCTCCGTTAGACGGTCACGAATCGTGACGTTCGGACAGACGGCCACCACAACATCGGAGAAGCGCTTATCCCCACGGCTCGCCACCTTGTTCAGGATGCTCCATGCGGTAAGCATTCCCATGACCGTTGTCTTTCCAGCTCCTGTTGCCATCTTGCAGGCGTAGCGGAGGAACCCGCTATAACCAGCTTCTTTTCGGTCAGCACTTGGCTCGTCCCGTGGGACCGAGATTCCCTGTAAGAGATCCTGTCGTGCCTCCGTGAGGAAGATGATCGTCTTGGCTGCTTCGAGTTGGGCGTAGAAGAGCCGCTTTTCCCTGCCCTCATCCTGCCAGTAGGCCAGCAACTCCGTCGTTGTCCGCGTAGCGCCTGCATAACCGGAGTTCTCCCACGCTTTCAGTCGCTCACGGATCAGGTTCACCATCACCAGCTCATACGCGCCCGTATACAGCGCCGACGGGCCAAGGATTCGGCCGTCTGTTGTCCAAGAGGTGCGCTGATCGCGCGGCTCAAAGACGAACGAAGGACGTCGCCCTTCCTTCTTCTGCGGGGTCTCGCCCTCTCGCAGATACCAGAACAACTCCGGCTCGTAGAAGGGACGATTCAGGATCGGTTCGTTGACTTCGTTCTCAACGCCGCTCATTGAGCTACCGCCATTGTGGCATCGCTCAGCTTCTTCACTACCATCAGCTCGTTGCCCCGGTCGTCAATCACCTTAACTGCAATCTGGGCTTCTTTGCGCGATTCA contains:
- a CDS encoding BPTD_3080 family restriction endonuclease; this encodes MSGVENEVNEPILNRPFYEPELFWYLREGETPQKKEGRRPSFVFEPRDQRTSWTTDGRILGPSALYTGAYELVMVNLIRERLKAWENSGYAGATRTTTELLAYWQDEGREKRLFYAQLEAAKTIIFLTEARQDLLQGISVPRDEPSADRKEAGYSGFLRYACKMATGAGKTTVMGMLTAWSILNKVASRGDKRFSDVVVAVCPNVTIRDRLTELQPERGDASIYRTRDLVPERLMPQLAQGRVLVTNWHVFEPQSVQTDGAKVEKRGVLVRTREAIRIGPKTTTARNKRYLTLEEYERQVSRGLLTVLDAQADPKTGVLKQVFVESARYVESDTALLQRVLGRDIGGKKNILVLNDEAHHAYRIAEEMPEEDDLEFGDEEDADDELLGDKKEATVWVEGLDRIQRMRGINFCVDLSATPYFVGRVGQETNKPFPWVVSDFGLIDAIESGLVKVPQLAARDNTGAEIAGYRNIWEWIMQPGRLTARERGGTRANPQPEAVLKWAQQPITMLGSLWQKEFEEWKGESREVKQGREPVYILVVKNTKLAKVIHEWIAEDKTPAGLPAARLEELRNRDGRVVTIRVDSKVVKESDGGAKGDEQRWMRFTLDTVGKTDWTRDRQGQPIYPEKFFETAEKLKRPLHPPGRDIRCIVSVGMLTEGWDCNTVTHIIGLRPFMSQLLCEQVVGRGLRRASYELGPDDRFSEEIATVLGVPFEVVPFKANTQTAPDAKVKRHHVHALPERSALQITFPRVEGYTQAIRNRIVFDWENVPPLLIDPLHIPTEIEMRGLNVTATGWPVLNGPGTASRVDLEEFRRKHRMQQLVFECAQRLTREYCAQPGATIAPHTLFPQLVPVVERYLHDHVEVLHGGDRKDAFLSPYFGWLIETLREHIRPDQAQGEAPEIPRYEENRMEGSTGDVDTWTSKDVREVTRSHVNFVIADTQQWEQAAAFILDTHARVEAFVKNAGLGFGIPYLHNGQMHDYVPDFLVRLKNVADTTIILETKGFDPLAEVKASAAARWVDAVNAEGSHGRWRYELARNVSSVGEKLTLFEQ
- a CDS encoding nucleotidyltransferase domain-containing protein — its product is MRTKDAPLSDLLFGRTRGRLLATLYDKPDSIFFLRQLARHINGSAGTVQRELATLTATGLILRCDRENQVFYRANPDHPVFAELHSLLAKTTGVFHMLREALTPFTENVEFAFVYGSFARGEENSRSDIDLMVIGEITLDDLLDKTSPLEHKLSRPINPTVFAREELRAKLHKGNHFLTAIQNAPLIFLIGNENEFREIR